One window from the genome of Fulvivirga lutea encodes:
- a CDS encoding GNAT family N-acetyltransferase has protein sequence MEVQEYVPEGYKFTFQEYLFNTQTHRLTQAQSNWRSFYLLDEKRKAVLASWHLHVNEGVAKSPYKATFGGFDFSEQLTLDSLSHFIGKVSSAVVEPIEVILAPENLNPQKFTISRQSLLECGFDVVRSQVNATISVTDQQFEEIIHKSERKKLKKSIREGLTSKKLDFEDFHGVYQHLMACRAERDWGLSMSESQLKNVADNLSDHFHLFGVFDKEKLVASAITIQLSEKALYVFYGGHIKEYDRLSPAVLLHGEIYAFCQKKGMKHLDLGTSSMGDDTDLNLLNFKKYIGAETGLKLTLKR, from the coding sequence GTGGAGGTTCAGGAATATGTGCCTGAGGGCTACAAATTTACCTTTCAAGAGTATTTGTTCAATACACAAACACACCGCTTAACTCAGGCTCAATCAAACTGGAGAAGCTTTTATCTTTTGGATGAAAAGCGAAAGGCAGTTTTAGCTTCATGGCATTTGCATGTTAATGAAGGAGTAGCTAAAAGTCCATATAAGGCCACTTTTGGCGGTTTTGATTTTTCAGAGCAATTAACATTGGATTCACTGAGTCACTTTATAGGTAAGGTTAGTAGTGCAGTGGTTGAACCAATAGAAGTTATTCTGGCGCCTGAAAATTTAAATCCTCAGAAATTTACTATTTCCAGGCAATCACTCCTTGAATGCGGTTTTGATGTTGTGCGATCTCAGGTAAATGCCACTATTTCAGTAACAGATCAGCAATTTGAGGAGATCATACATAAAAGTGAAAGAAAGAAACTCAAGAAATCGATAAGGGAAGGCTTAACGTCTAAAAAATTAGATTTTGAAGACTTTCATGGTGTATATCAACATCTAATGGCATGTAGGGCCGAACGTGACTGGGGGCTTTCTATGAGTGAAAGTCAACTGAAAAATGTAGCCGATAATTTATCAGATCATTTCCACTTGTTTGGGGTCTTTGATAAAGAAAAACTGGTGGCCTCGGCTATAACAATACAGCTCTCAGAAAAGGCACTGTATGTATTTTATGGTGGTCATATAAAGGAATACGATCGGTTAAGTCCGGCTGTGTTGTTACATGGAGAAATATATGCCTTCTGTCAGAAAAAAGGAATGAAGCATCTCGACCTTGGCACATCTTCAATGGGTGATGACACCGATCTTAACTTGCTCAATTTCAAAAAATATATAGGAGCGGAAACAGGTTTGAAACTTACTTTAAAAAGGTGA
- a CDS encoding Mpo1 family 2-hydroxy fatty acid dioxygenase, with product MRRIDELLSEYGESHQNETNKLIHWICVPSIFFSIVGLIWSIPSGFLQSNVAASPYANWATIVLVLVLAYYIALSWPLAIGMAAFSFLCLVAANALSQVSIAPLWALSVGIFVVAWIGQFYGHKVEGKKPSFFKDVQFLMIGPAWLMHFIFKKIGIRY from the coding sequence ATGAGACGAATTGATGAGTTGCTTTCGGAATACGGTGAAAGTCATCAGAATGAAACAAACAAGCTAATCCATTGGATTTGCGTTCCTTCTATTTTCTTTAGTATTGTCGGCCTTATTTGGTCAATCCCAAGCGGATTTTTACAGAGTAATGTGGCAGCCAGTCCGTATGCCAATTGGGCAACAATTGTTCTCGTATTGGTGCTGGCTTATTATATCGCCCTATCTTGGCCGCTTGCTATTGGTATGGCTGCATTTTCTTTCCTTTGTTTAGTTGCAGCCAATGCGCTTTCTCAGGTAAGTATTGCCCCCCTATGGGCGCTGTCAGTCGGAATCTTTGTTGTGGCTTGGATCGGTCAGTTTTACGGGCATAAAGTAGAAGGAAAGAAACCTTCTTTCTTTAAAGATGTGCAGTTTTTAATGATCGGGCCGGCTTGGTTGATGCACTTCATTTTCAAGAAAATAGGTATTCGATATTGA